The proteins below come from a single Silene latifolia isolate original U9 population unplaced genomic scaffold, ASM4854445v1 scaffold_73, whole genome shotgun sequence genomic window:
- the LOC141640178 gene encoding uncharacterized protein LOC141640178, whose product MSPYRLIYGKACHLPLEVEHIAYWAIKSFNQSIDDAGLHRKLQLQEIEEIRLDFYDNAAIYKERARIWHDRMISRRVFKEGTKVLVFQNRLKLFSGKLRSRWVGPFIVRKVHSHGAVKVENPSTGKTIKVNGHRLKEYHEGMEAQIVEQVNLEDPIYQA is encoded by the coding sequence ATGTCCCCGTACCGACTCATTTATGGAAAGGCATGTCATCTTCCTTTGGAAGTGGAGCATATAGCCTATTGGGCCATCAAATCCTTCAACCAAAGCATAGATGATGCGGGCCTCCATCGGAAGCTTCaacttcaagaaattgaagaaatccgtcttgactTTTATGATAATGCCGCCATATACAAAGAGAGAGCTAGAATATGGCATGATCGAATGATAAGTCGGCGGGTTTTCAAGGAAGGTACCAAGGTTCTTGTTTTTCAAAACCGGTTAAAGTTGTTCTCCGGGAAGCTAAGATCAAGGTGGGTTGGACCGTTCATTGTGAGAAAAGTCCACTCTCATGGAGCGGTCAAAGTTGAGAACCCAAGCACGGGAAAGACAATTAAGGTGAATGGACACCGACTTAAAGAGTATCATGAAGGCATGGAAGCACAAATCGTTGAACAAGTCAATTTGGAAGATCCCATTTACCAAGCATGA